ACCTTAAGTGCCACTTACCATGTTTAAATGGGCAAACTGTGTACCCAGCACGCAACTTCATACAATCGAGTATCGAAAGCATCAAATAGAAGGTTTTAGATGCTAGCACACCAATCCGACCCAAATCTTAAGCATACAAAATTCtcgtaaaagtttttttcaaaagataatacaaaTTTGCTTAAGTCAAAGTACAAGCAGTAACTTATTCAggtttgcaatttattttttcttacgtcTACTAAATTTTCTAAGCAATTCTAGGACAGAACATTTCTTTAATCTTTAGTTTTTCCATTTCAACAGAGCTAAGATAAtcttaaaaagaataaatttacaCCGGAGACAGTCAATTCGTAATATTGAAACATAGTTCAGGCAAATTAGACAAAAAATGGTCATGAAATCGCGGGACAAAATGTGTTTGATGGAATATGTTCGGGTatatgtccttatcataaaattcaatttgttgggatgataAGTGGTCGAGAGCAGCCGCCATATTTAAGCCGTTTAtatttaatagctccatttttactcactTAAACTAAAATTGACCAAGAACAGacttattaacaaaaaaattatctaaaaaaaaattccataaagGTAAACAAATTCTGTAAGgtgattaaattcaattttatagttggtccaAGTCCGGGTTTGTCTCGCAAGGTGGGggcaaaatgatattttgttcaaatatcgaactaacttttgatttttttggaaaatttattgaaaatgaatTGTACTACTtctaattatctataaaatgagcacTCAATCTTGattgtaaccatcatattgtagaagcAATCTTACGTCGAAGTTCActgtgtgagaaaaaaaaaagtttttttttctgtttgagaATGGAGATATAACCAAAATGTTAGTTAGCAGGTTTGTAGCAACTTGCGAGCCATAATCTTTCAGCATTTAAACTTTAAGATAAATGTAAAACCaaattaagaaaactaaatagatatttgttatttaaaaaaatgtattttaaaccATTTGAtcggttgttgttgtttttttttatttataattatttttctttcttttatttttttactaaaagtaCACAGAATAAggttcaataattttaaaattcgccTGTCGTGCTATGCAGAGATATTTtgtttcattacaaaaaaaattactattgtACATTAATTAGACTTCTTACATAAAATAATACAATTACTTAATGATAGTTGTCTAATTATATATtagaatccttttttgtttcatctgcTTTTATAGCTTCCTCACTCTCTGTTATGTCcactgaaataaaataaaaatgagtaatcccaaacaaatatagtttttatttttttaatcatactCACTTTTACTCTCCTTTTCGTCTTTGGGCTCCGCGTTTTcggttttttgttctttatctAATCGCGGTCGTTTTCTTTGCCCTTTGAATGAACGTTGATCACGACGACCACCTTCGCCTTCGTCTTCCGAATCAGAGAATTCATTATCGGGAACAATTCGTTTGTCTTTGTCACTTTGCGGCAGTCTTTCATCTTTATCGATTTTGTCTTCATCCTCGGACTCATCGTTGATGGCGTCCTCGGGTATTGCTTGGATTTGGACACCAGGAGCATGCGGCAGCATTCTTAAGTTTTCAAATAacctgaaaaacaaaaactaaattcagaaaaaattcatACACAATCTCATCAGAATAAACTcacctattttttattttttcgagatattcaTTGGTATTCTGATTCGTCATGTTGCTTGGACTAATGTGCAACTTAAAGTCAGGACCGAAATACTCAAAGTAATCGTTGTACGGCAGTTCGTTAGCGATTTCTACTCCCAACGCCACCGACGTTTCATAAGTCCAACAACGCGATACATTTCGAATTGTATAACCACCACCTCCAACCATAAGGAACGGCAGGTTGTATTTCTTCACAAACTCTACGCACTTTCCATGGCCCTTGACAGTGAGATTGAAGCAACCCAAACGATCGCCCGTCAGTGAATCAGCTCCACATTGCAATACCACGGCAGCTGGCTGGAAAGTCTCCATCACCTTTGAGATGATCGGAACGAATATCGAATCGTAAGCTTCGTCATCCATACCATCGCGCAGAGGAATGTTGACGGCATAGTATTTGCCCTTACCGGCGCCAATGTCCCGCAGGTCACCTGTACCGGGGAAATACTCTCCGTATTTGTGAAAACTCACTGTCATAACACGATCGGTGGTGTAAAAAGCTTCCTCG
This DNA window, taken from Episyrphus balteatus chromosome 2, idEpiBalt1.1, whole genome shotgun sequence, encodes the following:
- the LOC129910722 gene encoding histone deacetylase HDAC1, giving the protein MQAHSKKRVCYYYDSDIGNYYYGQGHPMKPHRIRMTHNLLLNYGLYRKMEIYRPHKATADEMTKFHSDEYVRFLRSIRPDNMTEYNKQMQRFNVGEDCPVFDGLYEFCQLSAGGSVAAAVKLNKQASEICINWGGGLHHAKKSEASGFCYVNDIVLGILELLKYHQRVLYIDIDVHHGDGVEEAFYTTDRVMTVSFHKYGEYFPGTGDLRDIGAGKGKYYAVNIPLRDGMDDEAYDSIFVPIISKVMETFQPAAVVLQCGADSLTGDRLGCFNLTVKGHGKCVEFVKKYNLPFLMVGGGGYTIRNVSRCWTYETSVALGVEIANELPYNDYFEYFGPDFKLHISPSNMTNQNTNEYLEKIKNRLFENLRMLPHAPGVQIQAIPEDAINDESEDEDKIDKDERLPQSDKDKRIVPDNEFSDSEDEGEGGRRDQRSFKGQRKRPRLDKEQKTENAEPKDEKESKMDITESEEAIKADETKKDSNI